A region of Myxococcus stipitatus DSM 14675 DNA encodes the following proteins:
- the mtnA gene encoding S-methyl-5-thioribose-1-phosphate isomerase, giving the protein MKVHGKPTRTLWLEPDGQAVGIIDQTRLPHAFVTARLTTLDEAAHAIRAMQVRGAPLIGATAAYGVWLALRADASDAALARALAVLGDTRPTAINLHWALDEMRRLLAPLAVSERVAAAQRRAAELCDEDVAINRALGGHGLKLLEAAWERKGKRGRLEVLTHCNAGWLATVDWGTALSPVYLAHDAGLPVHVWVDETRPRNQGASLTAWELGQHGVPHTVIADNVGGHLMQHGRVDLCIVGTDRTTAHGDVANKIGTYLKALAARDNGVPFYVALPSPTIDWSLRDGVKEIPIEQRDGTEVSDITGRLSSGDIATVRVTPQGSPTANYGFDVTPARLVTALITERGVCAASEEGLRSLFPERARRHA; this is encoded by the coding sequence ATGAAGGTCCACGGCAAGCCCACGCGGACCCTCTGGCTGGAGCCCGATGGACAGGCCGTGGGCATCATCGACCAGACGCGCCTGCCTCACGCCTTCGTTACCGCCCGCCTCACCACGCTCGACGAAGCCGCACACGCCATCCGCGCCATGCAAGTCCGAGGCGCCCCACTCATCGGCGCCACCGCGGCCTACGGTGTCTGGCTGGCATTGCGCGCGGACGCCTCGGATGCGGCGCTGGCGCGGGCGCTCGCCGTCCTCGGAGACACGCGTCCCACCGCCATCAACCTGCACTGGGCCCTGGACGAGATGCGCCGGCTGCTCGCGCCGCTCGCCGTCTCGGAGCGAGTCGCCGCCGCCCAGCGCCGCGCCGCCGAGCTGTGCGATGAGGACGTGGCCATCAACCGCGCCCTCGGTGGACACGGCCTGAAGCTGCTGGAGGCCGCCTGGGAGCGGAAGGGGAAGCGCGGGCGTCTGGAGGTCCTCACGCACTGCAACGCCGGCTGGCTGGCGACCGTGGATTGGGGCACGGCCCTGTCGCCCGTCTACCTGGCGCACGACGCGGGCTTGCCCGTGCATGTCTGGGTGGACGAGACACGCCCTCGCAACCAGGGGGCATCGCTCACCGCCTGGGAGCTGGGGCAGCACGGCGTCCCGCACACCGTCATCGCCGACAACGTCGGGGGCCACCTCATGCAGCACGGCCGGGTGGACCTGTGCATCGTCGGCACGGACCGCACCACGGCCCACGGCGACGTGGCGAACAAGATCGGCACCTACCTCAAGGCCCTCGCGGCCCGGGACAACGGGGTGCCCTTCTACGTGGCACTGCCGTCCCCCACCATCGACTGGAGCCTGCGCGACGGCGTGAAGGAGATTCCCATCGAGCAGCGCGACGGCACGGAGGTCAGCGACATCACCGGACGCCTGTCCTCGGGAGACATCGCCACGGTGCGCGTGACACCCCAGGGCAGCCCCACCGCCAACTACGGCTTCGATGTGACGCCCGCGAGGCTGGTGACCGCCCTCATCACCGAGCGCGGCGTCTGCGCGGCCTCGGAAGAAGGACTGCGCTCGCTCTTCCCCGAGCGTGCCAGGAGGCACGCATGA
- a CDS encoding metallophosphoesterase gives MVRALIFFLVYVAAGATLKSLWPTLPRGWRAWALLGGSAVSLGILAMPLVLPTADLPLVARIFAVGWTLSAVILLLAGLPVLLVRRWVEGRSRKAPEAAPLLEVPPATAPLAGVMSRRALLTNAGRAVPMLAVGTSTAGLAGGSTGFKVKTVEVRLPNLPAAMDGFRIGQITDVHVGNFIDTQYLRDAVAAMNDAKVDLQVMTGDLIDDLEQLDGTMAALETCQAPHGMLAILGNHEHWRGLEEIVAAYEASRARGSPVRLLVDESHTLEHAGQRVRVVGVDYPISGRRGMRVKLERMLESARKAFQGVSPDEVLLCLTHHPDFFDLAAERGARLTLAGHTHGGQVAFFGLPLFWFVFQYMLGRYRRGDHQLYVSGGTGHWLPFRLGVAPEVTVLTLRAV, from the coding sequence ATGGTCCGGGCGCTGATCTTCTTCCTCGTCTATGTGGCCGCCGGAGCCACCCTGAAGTCCCTGTGGCCCACCCTGCCTCGAGGGTGGCGCGCGTGGGCGCTCCTGGGAGGCTCGGCGGTGTCCCTGGGCATCCTCGCGATGCCCCTGGTGCTGCCCACCGCGGACCTGCCCCTCGTCGCGCGCATCTTCGCGGTGGGGTGGACCCTCTCCGCCGTCATCCTCCTGCTCGCGGGCCTCCCCGTGCTGCTCGTGCGCCGGTGGGTGGAGGGGCGCTCGCGGAAGGCTCCGGAGGCCGCGCCCCTGCTGGAGGTCCCCCCGGCGACCGCCCCGCTGGCGGGGGTCATGAGCCGGCGCGCGCTCCTGACGAACGCGGGGAGAGCGGTGCCCATGCTCGCGGTGGGGACGAGCACCGCGGGCCTCGCGGGAGGCTCCACGGGCTTCAAGGTGAAGACGGTGGAGGTGCGCCTGCCCAACCTGCCCGCGGCGATGGATGGGTTTCGCATCGGCCAGATTACCGACGTGCACGTCGGCAACTTCATCGACACGCAGTACCTGCGCGACGCCGTGGCGGCGATGAACGACGCGAAGGTGGACCTCCAGGTGATGACGGGGGACCTCATCGACGACCTGGAGCAGCTCGACGGCACCATGGCCGCGCTGGAGACCTGCCAGGCGCCGCACGGGATGTTGGCCATCCTGGGCAATCACGAGCATTGGCGCGGACTGGAGGAGATTGTCGCCGCCTACGAGGCCTCGCGCGCTCGGGGCAGCCCGGTGCGGTTGCTGGTGGACGAGTCCCACACCTTGGAGCACGCCGGGCAGCGCGTGCGTGTCGTCGGCGTGGACTACCCCATCTCCGGCCGCCGAGGCATGCGCGTGAAGCTGGAGCGCATGCTCGAGTCCGCGCGGAAGGCGTTCCAGGGTGTCTCACCGGACGAGGTGCTGCTGTGCCTCACGCACCATCCGGACTTCTTCGACCTCGCCGCGGAGAGAGGCGCCCGGCTCACGCTGGCGGGCCACACCCACGGCGGTCAGGTGGCGTTCTTCGGCCTGCCCCTCTTCTGGTTCGTCTTCCAGTACATGCTCGGCCGCTACCGGCGAGGGGACCACCAGCTCTACGTGTCCGGGGGCACCGGACACTGGCTGCCCTTCCGCCTGGGCGTGGCGCCCGAGGTGACGGTGCTCACCCTGCGCGCGGTGTGA
- a CDS encoding long-chain fatty acid--CoA ligase, with translation MLPGRMMDFPLTLTHFLERARSYYPRSEIVSRNPDKSLHRYTYADFHRRTCQLMNALKRLGVKPGDRVATLSWNHHRHLEAYFGIPTMGAVVHTLNLRLHPNDLAYIARHAEDSVVLVDRSLLPLFEKFAAQVPSIRHVIVIPDAGPTPEGMLDYEKLLAAEPGHFDCPALDENSAAMLCYTSGTTGNPKGVLYSHRSIVLHTLVCCMKDVTGIGEQDSVLPVVPMFHAAAWGLPFDALLTGARIVMPGPNLDPLSLLDLMAQEKVTVAGGVPTIWLGILALLDQEPKKWDLSAVRTMLIGGSAAPPAMIDGFRKRHGLLVTHAWGMTELNPVGTMAKLKQQLVQADAQTQLEALSTQGFALPYVETRTVGEDGQTLPWDGKTMGELEVRGPWVARSYFGDEGADRFTSDGWFKTGDVVTLDEGGYVRICDRSKDVIKSGGEWISSVTLENALMSHPSVLEAAVFAARHPHWGERPLAAVVLKPGQSATKEELTEHLSKQFVKFWLPDDYVFMAQIPRTSTGKFLKTKLREEHGDHLLKGAHTSAS, from the coding sequence ATGCTTCCCGGACGCATGATGGACTTCCCGCTCACGCTGACCCACTTCCTGGAGCGCGCTCGCTCGTACTACCCGCGCTCGGAAATCGTCAGCCGCAACCCCGACAAGTCCCTCCATCGCTACACCTACGCGGACTTCCACCGGCGCACGTGTCAGTTGATGAACGCGCTGAAGCGCCTGGGGGTGAAGCCGGGGGACAGGGTCGCGACGCTGAGTTGGAACCACCACCGTCACCTGGAGGCCTACTTCGGCATCCCGACGATGGGCGCGGTGGTGCACACGCTGAACCTGCGGCTGCACCCGAATGACCTGGCGTACATCGCGCGGCACGCGGAGGACTCGGTGGTGCTGGTGGACCGCTCGCTCCTGCCGCTGTTCGAGAAGTTCGCGGCGCAGGTGCCCAGCATCCGCCACGTCATCGTCATCCCCGACGCGGGACCCACGCCCGAGGGAATGCTGGACTACGAGAAGCTGCTGGCGGCGGAGCCCGGGCACTTCGACTGTCCCGCGCTCGATGAGAACAGCGCGGCGATGCTCTGCTACACCTCCGGCACCACGGGCAATCCGAAGGGCGTGCTGTACAGCCACCGCTCCATCGTCCTGCACACGCTGGTGTGCTGCATGAAGGACGTGACGGGGATTGGCGAGCAGGACTCGGTCCTCCCGGTCGTCCCCATGTTCCACGCGGCGGCGTGGGGTCTGCCGTTCGACGCGCTCCTCACGGGGGCGCGCATCGTGATGCCCGGGCCGAACCTGGACCCGCTGTCGCTGTTGGACTTGATGGCCCAGGAGAAGGTGACGGTGGCGGGCGGCGTGCCGACCATCTGGCTGGGCATCCTGGCGCTCCTGGACCAGGAGCCCAAGAAGTGGGACCTGAGCGCGGTGCGCACCATGTTGATTGGAGGCTCCGCGGCTCCGCCGGCGATGATTGACGGCTTCCGCAAGCGCCATGGACTCCTCGTGACGCACGCCTGGGGCATGACGGAGCTCAACCCCGTGGGGACGATGGCCAAGCTGAAGCAGCAGCTGGTCCAGGCGGATGCGCAGACTCAGTTGGAGGCGCTCAGCACCCAGGGCTTCGCGCTGCCTTACGTGGAGACCCGGACGGTGGGCGAGGACGGCCAGACGCTGCCCTGGGACGGGAAGACCATGGGCGAGCTGGAGGTGCGCGGCCCCTGGGTGGCTCGCTCCTACTTCGGCGACGAGGGCGCGGACCGCTTCACGTCCGACGGCTGGTTCAAGACGGGCGACGTCGTCACGCTGGACGAGGGCGGCTATGTCCGCATCTGCGACCGGAGCAAGGACGTCATCAAGTCCGGTGGCGAGTGGATTTCGTCGGTGACGCTGGAGAACGCGCTGATGAGCCACCCGTCCGTGCTGGAGGCCGCCGTGTTCGCCGCGCGCCATCCACACTGGGGCGAGCGCCCCCTGGCGGCGGTGGTGCTCAAGCCGGGTCAGTCCGCGACGAAGGAGGAGCTGACCGAGCACCTGTCGAAGCAGTTCGTGAAGTTCTGGCTGCCGGATGACTACGTCTTCATGGCCCAGATTCCACGCACGTCCACGGGCAAGTTCCTGAAGACGAAGCTGCGCGAGGAACACGGGGACCACCTGCTCAAGGGCGCCCACACCTCGGCGAGCTAG
- a CDS encoding class II aldolase/adducin family protein → MSLALRESMIATCRKMNAAGLNQGTSGNLSVRVAGGFLLTPTGMDYDVLVPEDLVLMRMDGTHEGHRRPSSEWQLHRDILAARPEVGAVLHAHSMFCTTLACLRRGIPAFHYMVSAAGGVDIRCAPYATFGTGDLARNALHALEGRKACLMANHGMLSLGATLASAFKLAVEVETLAAMYWRALQVGEPVLLDAEEMERVLEKFKTYGQQSLTPRAG, encoded by the coding sequence ATGAGCCTGGCTTTGCGTGAGTCCATGATTGCCACCTGCCGGAAGATGAACGCGGCGGGGCTCAACCAGGGGACCTCCGGCAACCTGAGCGTGCGCGTGGCCGGAGGCTTCCTGCTCACGCCCACCGGCATGGACTACGACGTGCTCGTCCCGGAGGACCTCGTCCTCATGAGGATGGACGGCACGCACGAGGGACACCGCCGTCCCTCCTCCGAGTGGCAGCTCCACCGGGACATCCTCGCCGCGCGCCCGGAAGTCGGCGCCGTGCTGCACGCCCACTCCATGTTCTGCACCACGCTGGCCTGCCTGCGCCGAGGCATCCCCGCCTTCCACTACATGGTCTCCGCCGCGGGAGGCGTGGACATCCGCTGCGCCCCCTACGCGACGTTCGGCACGGGAGACCTCGCGCGCAACGCACTGCACGCCCTGGAGGGCCGCAAGGCCTGCCTGATGGCGAACCACGGCATGCTGTCGCTGGGCGCCACCCTGGCCAGCGCCTTCAAGCTGGCTGTCGAGGTGGAGACCCTCGCCGCCATGTACTGGCGGGCGCTCCAGGTGGGAGAGCCCGTGCTCCTCGACGCGGAGGAGATGGAGCGCGTGCTGGAGAAGTTCAAGACCTACGGCCAGCAATCCCTCACACCGCGCGCAGGGTGA
- a CDS encoding S-methyl-5'-thioadenosine phosphorylase produces MSKAREPVIGIIGGSGLYQMDGLKDVTWKKVSSPFGEPSDELCLGTLDGTRVVFLPRHGRGHRLLPSDINFRANIDALKRCGVTDLLSLSAVGGLREELPPGTFVVVDQFIDRTFAREKSFFGSGLVAHVSMANPVCSRLGDAVMSACESLKVSAHRGGTYLAIEGPHFSSLAESRLYRTWGCDVIGMTNMPEAKLAREAELCYATVAMVTDFDCWHPEHDAVSMDQIVSVLLRNVDKAKGLVRHMVPMLGSHEGPCRQGCHRALDHALVTAPDARDPALVEKLSTVAGRVLYS; encoded by the coding sequence ATGTCCAAAGCACGTGAGCCTGTCATCGGCATCATTGGCGGTAGCGGTCTCTACCAGATGGATGGCCTGAAGGACGTGACGTGGAAGAAGGTGTCCTCGCCGTTCGGCGAGCCCTCGGACGAGCTGTGTCTGGGCACGCTCGATGGAACCCGCGTCGTCTTCCTACCGCGCCACGGCCGAGGCCACCGCCTCCTGCCCAGCGACATCAACTTCCGGGCGAACATCGACGCGCTCAAGCGCTGCGGCGTGACGGACCTCCTGTCCCTGTCCGCCGTGGGCGGCCTGCGCGAGGAGCTCCCTCCTGGCACCTTCGTGGTGGTGGACCAGTTCATCGACCGGACCTTCGCGCGGGAGAAGAGCTTCTTCGGCTCGGGGCTCGTGGCGCACGTGTCCATGGCGAACCCCGTGTGCTCCCGGCTGGGGGACGCGGTGATGTCCGCGTGTGAGTCGTTGAAGGTCTCCGCGCACCGGGGCGGCACGTACCTGGCCATCGAAGGCCCGCACTTCTCCTCGCTCGCGGAGAGCCGGCTCTACCGGACGTGGGGCTGTGATGTGATTGGCATGACGAACATGCCGGAGGCCAAGCTCGCGAGGGAAGCGGAGCTCTGCTACGCGACCGTCGCCATGGTGACGGACTTCGACTGCTGGCACCCCGAGCACGACGCCGTCTCCATGGACCAGATTGTCTCCGTCCTCTTGCGCAACGTGGACAAGGCAAAGGGCCTGGTGAGGCACATGGTGCCGATGCTGGGGAGTCACGAAGGCCCGTGCCGGCAGGGGTGTCATCGCGCTCTGGACCATGCGCTCGTCACCGCGCCCGACGCCCGGGACCCCGCGCTCGTGGAGAAGCTGTCCACCGTCGCGGGCCGGGTGCTGTACTCATGA
- a CDS encoding SRPBCC family protein yields MSHGGEDGFGTVSAPETVRIERVLPGPVERVWEYLTDSEKRGKWLAAGEMELRVGGRVELRFFHSGLSHEPVPERYAVMRDGHVHTGRVTRCEPPFVLAYTWAEQTGAPSEVTFELSARGEEVLLVLTHRRLVTRADRVSVASGWDAHLGILEDVLSGRAPRGFWSTHALREAEYERRLPRD; encoded by the coding sequence ATGAGTCACGGTGGGGAGGATGGTTTCGGCACGGTGAGCGCGCCGGAGACGGTGCGCATCGAGCGTGTGCTCCCAGGTCCCGTGGAGCGGGTTTGGGAGTACCTCACGGATTCGGAGAAGCGGGGCAAGTGGCTCGCTGCGGGGGAGATGGAGCTGCGCGTGGGGGGCCGGGTCGAGCTGCGCTTCTTCCACTCCGGGCTCTCCCATGAGCCCGTGCCCGAGCGCTATGCGGTCATGCGGGATGGGCATGTCCACACCGGACGCGTCACGCGGTGTGAGCCGCCGTTCGTGCTGGCCTACACCTGGGCCGAGCAGACGGGGGCTCCCTCCGAGGTCACCTTCGAGCTGAGCGCGCGGGGTGAAGAGGTGCTGCTCGTGCTCACGCATCGCAGGCTGGTCACTCGTGCGGACCGGGTCAGCGTGGCCAGTGGGTGGGATGCGCATCTGGGGATTCTGGAGGATGTGCTCTCGGGGAGAGCGCCTCGGGGTTTCTGGTCCACGCATGCGCTGCGGGAGGCGGAATACGAGCGGCGGCTTCCTCGCGACTGA
- a CDS encoding ArsR/SmtB family transcription factor, with protein sequence MVELLATRLDNTFHALADPTRRAMLRSLSVQERSVGELAAPFEMSLAAASKHIKVLEKAGLVRREVKGRVHVCRLEAKPLSDVREWLRFYERFWGERVDALEALLRAEAPAAPRGKGRSR encoded by the coding sequence ATGGTTGAACTTCTCGCGACGCGGCTCGACAACACGTTCCATGCGCTGGCGGATCCTACCCGTCGGGCCATGTTGAGGAGCTTGTCCGTCCAGGAGCGCAGCGTCGGGGAGCTGGCCGCGCCCTTCGAGATGTCGCTGGCCGCGGCGTCCAAGCACATCAAGGTGCTGGAGAAGGCGGGGCTGGTGCGGCGGGAGGTGAAGGGCCGCGTGCATGTCTGCCGATTGGAGGCGAAGCCCCTGTCGGACGTGCGGGAGTGGCTGCGTTTCTACGAACGGTTCTGGGGCGAGCGGGTCGACGCGCTGGAGGCGCTCCTTCGAGCGGAGGCGCCCGCCGCGCCTCGGGGAAAGGGGCGCTCGCGATGA
- a CDS encoding 6-phosphofructokinase, with the protein MKVAVLTGGGDCPGLNAVIRAIVRRATAHGFEMMGLRDGWKGLLEDNHFRLTRETTSGILHRGGTILGTSRVNPFKVENGLERVKRAIERNGIHAVIAIGGEGTLSAATRMSQEGLRIVGVPKTIDNDLNGTDFTFGFDTAVAIATEAVDRLHSTAESHKRVIVCEVMGRHVGWIATYAGIAGGADVILVPEIPADLERVAEHIQRRHAGGRSFSIVVVAEGTRIKLAPEQGEQLVTSGALDEAGRPRLGGVGNIVANEIERRTGFETRVSVLGHIQRGGAPTAHDRVLATRYGVHACDMVANGEFGKMAALKGNEIVSVDLSAATKELKRVPKEFFEVAQVFFG; encoded by the coding sequence ATGAAAGTCGCCGTGCTCACGGGCGGGGGTGACTGCCCCGGCCTCAACGCCGTCATCCGTGCCATCGTCCGCCGCGCCACCGCCCACGGTTTCGAGATGATGGGCCTTCGAGACGGCTGGAAGGGCCTGCTCGAGGACAACCACTTCCGGCTGACCCGGGAGACGACGTCCGGAATTCTCCACCGGGGTGGCACCATCCTGGGCACCTCGCGCGTCAATCCCTTCAAGGTCGAGAACGGCCTGGAGCGCGTCAAGCGCGCCATCGAGCGCAATGGCATCCACGCCGTCATCGCCATCGGTGGCGAGGGCACGCTGTCGGCGGCCACGCGCATGTCGCAGGAGGGGCTGCGCATCGTCGGCGTGCCGAAGACCATCGACAACGACCTGAACGGCACGGACTTCACCTTCGGCTTCGACACCGCCGTGGCCATCGCCACCGAGGCCGTGGACCGGCTGCACTCCACCGCCGAGTCCCACAAGCGCGTCATCGTCTGCGAGGTGATGGGCCGCCACGTCGGCTGGATTGCCACCTATGCGGGCATCGCCGGGGGCGCGGACGTCATCCTGGTGCCGGAGATTCCCGCCGACCTGGAGCGCGTCGCCGAGCACATCCAGCGCCGTCACGCGGGTGGGCGCAGCTTCTCCATCGTCGTGGTGGCGGAAGGCACGCGCATCAAGCTGGCCCCCGAGCAGGGCGAGCAGTTGGTCACCAGCGGCGCGCTGGACGAGGCGGGCCGGCCGCGCCTGGGCGGCGTGGGCAACATCGTCGCCAACGAAATCGAGCGGCGCACGGGCTTCGAGACGCGCGTGTCCGTGCTGGGCCACATCCAGCGCGGCGGCGCGCCCACCGCGCATGACCGCGTGCTGGCCACCCGCTACGGCGTGCACGCCTGCGACATGGTCGCGAACGGCGAGTTCGGGAAGATGGCCGCGCTCAAGGGCAACGAAATCGTCAGCGTGGACCTCTCCGCCGCGACGAAGGAGCTCAAGCGCGTGCCCAAGGAGTTCTTCGAGGTCGCCCAGGTCTTCTTCGGCTGA
- a CDS encoding alpha/beta hydrolase: MPRLRRMLTVLFSIFAIAYLGLCLVAFVFQRSLLYPAPKAPVPLPASEGFRRLPLAGESFVDLLHLPGPKGAPTVVHFHGNGEQLLNQLDLGAVMNQSGLGFMAVEYPGYGASPGHPTEEGIYEAAEAALAVLKAQGVPPELTVLSGRSLGTGVAVEMARRGHGARIMLVAPYTSIADVAGEMLPFLPASLLVRDRFDSSAKAPDIGLPVLIIHGEEDTLIPVELGRRLGTRFPRAIVETVPGAGHNDVLERSGLERVLRMAAFALTGA; encoded by the coding sequence ATGCCCCGTCTCCGCCGCATGCTCACCGTCCTGTTCTCCATATTCGCCATCGCCTACCTCGGCCTGTGCCTGGTGGCGTTCGTGTTCCAGCGCTCCTTGCTCTATCCGGCGCCGAAGGCACCGGTGCCATTGCCCGCATCGGAGGGCTTCCGTCGATTGCCACTGGCGGGTGAGTCCTTCGTGGACCTGTTGCATCTGCCGGGGCCGAAGGGCGCGCCGACGGTGGTGCATTTCCATGGGAATGGAGAGCAGTTGTTGAACCAGCTCGACCTGGGGGCGGTGATGAACCAGAGCGGGCTGGGCTTCATGGCCGTCGAGTACCCGGGATACGGCGCGTCACCCGGGCATCCCACGGAGGAGGGCATCTACGAAGCCGCGGAGGCGGCGCTCGCGGTGTTGAAGGCGCAGGGAGTGCCGCCGGAGCTCACGGTGCTCAGTGGCCGCAGCCTGGGCACGGGTGTGGCGGTGGAGATGGCACGAAGGGGACACGGCGCGCGCATCATGTTGGTGGCGCCCTACACCTCCATCGCGGATGTCGCGGGGGAAATGTTGCCCTTTCTTCCCGCGTCGCTGTTGGTGAGGGACCGGTTCGACTCGAGCGCGAAGGCGCCGGACATCGGCCTGCCGGTGCTCATCATCCACGGCGAGGAAGACACGCTCATCCCCGTGGAGCTGGGGCGCAGGCTGGGGACGCGCTTCCCGCGCGCCATCGTGGAGACGGTGCCCGGAGCAGGGCACAACGATGTGCTGGAGCGCTCGGGGCTGGAGCGAGTCCTTCGCATGGCGGCGTTCGCCCTGACGGGAGCGTGA
- a CDS encoding CBS domain-containing protein — MKVEEIMSENPVTCLVDTGIEQAARWMVECDCGALPIIDVDNRPIGVITDRDITCRIVAKGKDPSMSNVRDAMSAPAATVYRDTTLEDCLELMEQNQVRRMVVLDDDGTVCGMVAQADLVKQLSAEETSELMQELSVDTAAPSQVH; from the coding sequence ATGAAGGTCGAAGAAATCATGTCCGAGAACCCCGTCACCTGCCTGGTCGACACGGGCATCGAGCAGGCCGCGCGGTGGATGGTGGAGTGTGACTGCGGGGCCTTGCCCATCATCGATGTGGATAACAGGCCCATCGGCGTCATCACGGACCGGGACATCACCTGCCGCATCGTCGCGAAGGGGAAGGACCCCTCCATGAGCAACGTGCGCGATGCGATGTCCGCGCCCGCGGCTACGGTGTACCGGGACACGACGCTGGAAGACTGTCTGGAGTTGATGGAGCAGAACCAGGTGCGTCGGATGGTGGTGCTCGACGACGATGGGACGGTCTGCGGCATGGTGGCGCAGGCGGACCTGGTGAAGCAGCTCAGCGCGGAGGAGACCTCGGAGCTGATGCAGGAGCTCTCCGTGGATACGGCGGCGCCGTCACAGGTGCACTGA
- a CDS encoding response regulator transcription factor → MTSTQPTILLVEDDPNLRLALRDSLEHQGGYAVEEAATVREAREHLAGRTFQLIILDVMLPDGDGYSLCKALRDEGNASPVLMLTARTLEDDIVRGFEVGAQDYLGKPYRLRELLARVGALVRRSGASAPAKQLRFGGYRVDLDRRKVESPEGAQVELTRTEFDLLAFLVRERERVLRRDDILDAVWGRDVVVDPHTVDNFVSSLKKKLGWTSASRFAIQTVRGVGYRMEIESP, encoded by the coding sequence ATGACCTCGACCCAGCCGACGATTCTTCTCGTGGAGGACGACCCGAACCTGCGGCTCGCGCTGCGCGACAGCCTGGAGCACCAGGGAGGCTACGCGGTGGAGGAGGCCGCCACGGTGCGCGAGGCCCGCGAGCACCTGGCCGGTCGCACCTTCCAGCTCATCATCCTGGACGTCATGCTGCCGGACGGGGATGGCTACTCGCTGTGCAAGGCGCTGCGGGACGAAGGCAATGCCTCGCCGGTGTTGATGCTCACCGCGCGCACGCTGGAGGACGACATCGTGCGGGGCTTCGAGGTGGGGGCGCAGGACTACCTGGGCAAGCCCTACCGGCTGCGAGAGCTGCTCGCGCGGGTGGGGGCGCTGGTGCGTCGCTCGGGGGCGAGTGCTCCAGCGAAGCAGCTGCGCTTCGGGGGCTATCGCGTGGACCTGGACCGCCGCAAGGTGGAGTCGCCCGAGGGGGCGCAGGTGGAGCTGACGCGCACGGAGTTCGACCTGCTGGCGTTCCTGGTGCGGGAGCGTGAGCGGGTGCTGCGCCGGGACGACATCCTGGATGCGGTGTGGGGGCGAGATGTCGTCGTGGACCCGCACACGGTGGACAACTTCGTCTCCAGCTTGAAGAAGAAGCTCGGGTGGACGAGCGCGTCACGTTTCGCCATCCAGACGGTGCGCGGTGTGGGCTACCGCATGGAGATTGAGTCGCCCTGA
- a CDS encoding FHA domain-containing protein: MPSVKQLRPFALATLEAFLDASGPVVLVQQPPEPVFQQVAMRLGEARTVGMAHRSRLVDRLFVMLRGFDALEVHFLRPSTDLQEFTVGRIEGCTLVVPDPSVSKHHATLRWHEAAGDCSVRDVGSMNGTWVNTNALTAEQDVLLTDGDALGFGDAQFLYLRTETLHAHLRMASPGARR, encoded by the coding sequence ATGCCGTCCGTGAAGCAACTGCGCCCGTTCGCCCTGGCAACCCTGGAAGCCTTCCTCGACGCTTCCGGGCCGGTGGTCCTCGTCCAGCAGCCGCCCGAGCCTGTCTTCCAGCAGGTGGCGATGCGGCTGGGCGAGGCGCGCACCGTCGGCATGGCCCACCGCAGCCGGCTGGTGGACCGGCTCTTCGTCATGCTGCGCGGGTTCGACGCCCTGGAGGTCCACTTCCTCCGCCCCTCCACGGACCTCCAGGAGTTCACCGTGGGCCGCATCGAGGGCTGCACCCTCGTCGTCCCGGACCCGTCCGTCTCCAAGCACCACGCCACGCTGCGGTGGCATGAGGCGGCGGGAGACTGCTCGGTCCGGGATGTGGGTTCGATGAACGGCACCTGGGTCAACACCAACGCGCTCACCGCCGAGCAGGACGTGCTGCTCACGGATGGCGACGCCCTGGGCTTCGGCGACGCCCAGTTCCTCTACCTCCGCACGGAGACGCTGCACGCCCACCTGCGCATGGCGAGTCCCGGCGCGCGGCGCTGA